From the Halobellus litoreus genome, the window ACCATCCCGTCCCAGGAGAGGACCTCGTCGAGTTCCTCGGCGGCGCGCTCGGGAGTCCACTCCTCCTCGCCGCGCATCGCGGCCTTCTTCGTCTGGACCGGGTACGCGCAGGCGACGAACTTCTCGGGGTGCTTGTCGATGATCTGTTTGTTGATCTCGTTGGTCATCCCGAAGGCGGGGAGGAGGAGACACATGTCGACCCCGTAGGAGTCCATATCGTAGACGAGACGGTCGGAGTTGTCGTAGACGATGACGGCGTCGTCGTCGTCGGCCTCGTCGGCCGGGGTGGCCGTGTGCATCAGTTCGCCGAGTCTGGAGTACTCGGCGTCCTCGTCGCTCTGGCTGAATCTGACCGCGTGTCGCTGCCCGTGAACGTGGGTGTCGACGACGAATCGTCCTAATTTCATAGCGTCTCATCGGAGTGATCGGACGATAATAATCATTCCGTTGGAACCGACATTCCGTTTCGTTTCGATCCGTTTCGTTTCGATCTGTTCCGTTTCGATCCGCACCCCGGAGCGAAACCCGTCTCCGTCGTCCCGGTCTGTCTCGGTCGTCCCGGTCTGTCTCCGTCGTCCCAGTCTGTCTCCGTCGTCCCAATCTGTTTCCGTCGTCCCGGTGGGTGACCTCGCGAGCGGTCCGTTCCGTCCGGGGTCCCGCTACTCGTCTTCGGCGATGAGGTCCGCCGCCTTCTCCGCGATCGCGAGCGTCGCCGCGTTCGTGTTGCCGCCGACGATCCGCGGCATCACCGAGGCGTCGACGACGCGGAGCCCCGAGACGCCGTGAACTCGGAGCCGGTCGTCCACGACGGCCGACTCGCCGTCGCCCATCTTGCACGTCCCGACGGGGTGATAGATCGTCTGCGCGTGCTCGCGGACCTGCTCGGCGATCGCCTCGTCGCTCTCGACGTCCTCACCGGGCCAGACCTCCTCGCCGCGGTACTCGTCGAAGGGCTCGGCCTGCGCCACCTCCCGGGCGCGTCGGACGCCCTCGACCATCGTGTCGACGTCCTCGCGCTCGGTGAGGTACCGCGGATCGATCGCCGGCTCGTCGAAGGGATCGTCGGATCGAAGTTCGATCCGACCGCGGCTCTCCGGTCGGACCTGCGTGGCCGCGACGTAGAATCCGTGTCCCTCGTCGGGGTTCTCGAAGCCGTGCCGCATAAAGTACCCCGGTCCGAAGTGGAACTGGACGTCCGGCCGGTCGAGCGACGGGTCCGAGCGGAGAAACCCGCCGGCCTCGCCGCCGTTGGAGGAGAGCCGCCCCGATCCCTGGGCGTGGTACTCGACGACGTCGTCGAGCGTTCCCGTGTCGTCGCGGGTGGTCGTTCCCGTACAGGAGTAGTTGACGGCGACGAGGAGGTGGTCCTGGAGGTTCCGCCCCACGCCCGGGAGGTCGACCGCGACGTCGACGTCGTGCGACCGGAGGTGCTCGGCGGGACCGATCCCCGACAGCAGCAGCAACTGCGGCGTGTTGATCGCGCCCGCCGACAGGACGACCTCCTCCTCGGCGTGGACGGTTTGCCGCCCGTCGCCGTCGTCGTACTCCACGCCGACGACTCTGTCCCCGTCGAACAGGAGCTCCGTGACCTGTGCGCCGGTGCGTGCGGTCAGGTTCGAGCGCTCCAGGAGCGCCGGTTTGAGATACGCGTCGGCCGCGCTGTGGCGCTCGCCGTCCTTCTGCGTGACCTGGTAGAGCCCGACGCCCGCCTGCTCGCGCCCGTTGAAGTCGTAGTTTCGGGAGTAGCCGGCGGCGATGCCGGCGTCGACGAACACCTGCGAGAGGTGGTACGGCGACTCCAGTTCGGTGACGTTCAGCGGGCCGCCGACGCCGTGGTACGTTGTCCTGTGTGTCTGGCTGTTCTCGCTGCGCTTGAAGTACGGGAGCAGTTCCTCGTAGCTCCAGCCGTCGTTGCCCAGCTCGGCCCACTCGTCGAAGTCGCCCGGGTGTCCGCGGATGTGGATCATCGCGTTGATCGAACTCGATCCGCCGAGGGTCTTCCCGCGCGGCCAGTAGAGTTCGCGGCCGTGCAGCTCTTCCTGCGGTTCGGTGTAGTACTCCCAGTCGACCGAACTCTTGAACAGGTTGCCGACCTCGGCCGGGACGTGGATCGAGCGGTCGTGGTCGGGTTCGCCGGCCTCTAACACGAGGACGCTTCTGTCGGGGTCCGCCGATAACCGCGTCGAGACGGCACAGCCCGCGGTTCCAGCACCTACGACGACGTAATCGTAGGAGTCCGTCTGTCCTGACATAGGTGAGAGTGAGTCCGGACCGTAATCAATCTACGGTCGCGCGTCAATCCGCGGAGATCGACCGACCCGAGGAAGGCTTCGGCGAAGCCCGTTACCCGAAGACGATTCCCGGGGCGCGGTCCCGCCCGCGCTCAGTTCCCGACCGCGGTCGCCCGTTCGACGACGTCAGCGCCGTACAGCTCCGCTAGCTCCTCGTGCTGGTCTGGGCGGTGCTCGTAGACGTCCTGGAACAGCGCGATCGGCGTCCCCGCCGCCTGGTACGTCGCTTCGTCCCACATCCGATCGTTGCTGACGTCGACGCCGACGCCGTCGATCACGATGGTCGTCGACCGCGTCATCGCGATTGCTCCCCGTCCGGCCTCCTTGGCCGCCTCGAACTCCTCCATCGAGTCGACGATGTCGTCCATACTCGGGACGTAGGCGGTCATATCCAGCAGTTCCTGTTGGAGTTCGTCCTCGTCCAGGACGCGTTCGTCGCCGCCGACGCGAAGCGCGTACTCGCCGTCGCCGACCACGTCGAGGCTCACCTCGTCGCCGTCGTACACCTGCTCGTCGCCGTCGGCGTCGAGCGCGACTTCCTCTCTGCCGACCTCCAGCAGCCAGCGGCCCTCTTCGGGCGGGAGCGGCGCCGTGTTCGCCTCGACGACCTGCCCGGGCGTGAGAGACCAGATGCCGGTCATTCCCTTCGCCCGGTTCTCCTCCATCCGCTCGCGGTAGCCCGCGACGTCGCGGATGTCGTCGTAGGGGCCGTCGACCGCGATCAGCCCCGCGGCGCTGGCTCCGCGGGAGGTGTTGTGCCGCAGTTCGGGC encodes:
- a CDS encoding GMC family oxidoreductase, which gives rise to MSGQTDSYDYVVVGAGTAGCAVSTRLSADPDRSVLVLEAGEPDHDRSIHVPAEVGNLFKSSVDWEYYTEPQEELHGRELYWPRGKTLGGSSSINAMIHIRGHPGDFDEWAELGNDGWSYEELLPYFKRSENSQTHRTTYHGVGGPLNVTELESPYHLSQVFVDAGIAAGYSRNYDFNGREQAGVGLYQVTQKDGERHSAADAYLKPALLERSNLTARTGAQVTELLFDGDRVVGVEYDDGDGRQTVHAEEEVVLSAGAINTPQLLLLSGIGPAEHLRSHDVDVAVDLPGVGRNLQDHLLVAVNYSCTGTTTRDDTGTLDDVVEYHAQGSGRLSSNGGEAGGFLRSDPSLDRPDVQFHFGPGYFMRHGFENPDEGHGFYVAATQVRPESRGRIELRSDDPFDEPAIDPRYLTEREDVDTMVEGVRRAREVAQAEPFDEYRGEEVWPGEDVESDEAIAEQVREHAQTIYHPVGTCKMGDGESAVVDDRLRVHGVSGLRVVDASVMPRIVGGNTNAATLAIAEKAADLIAEDE
- the aceB gene encoding malate synthase AceB — its product is MSTNRHYTREFVRTFFTSPTAVQGEDDSAKMLRSAAQLRGMQAPDVWVPDNEDATAPSMREEGIENIIDVVAEHGAEFPGEIHPRVVWHREDPSTRYQGFQQMLRVARSDTGAIEHIDGFVIPEVGDVDDWKKADEFFTIVEEECGLEAGSLSMSVIVESGEAELAMGDLRAEMGRPSNNLERLFLLVDGEVDYTKDMRAMTPTGELPPWPELRHNTSRGASAAGLIAVDGPYDDIRDVAGYRERMEENRAKGMTGIWSLTPGQVVEANTAPLPPEEGRWLLEVGREEVALDADGDEQVYDGDEVSLDVVGDGEYALRVGGDERVLDEDELQQELLDMTAYVPSMDDIVDSMEEFEAAKEAGRGAIAMTRSTTIVIDGVGVDVSNDRMWDEATYQAAGTPIALFQDVYEHRPDQHEELAELYGADVVERATAVGN